From Streptomyces sp. NBC_01551:
CCGACCTGCTGGCTGGCGTTGAGCAGCCCCGAGGCCGCGCCCGCCTCGTGCGGCGCGACGCCCGAGACGGCGGTCAGGGTGAGGGTGACGAAGTTGAGGCCCATGCCGAAGCCGAACAGCAGCATCGGGCCGAGCACCCCGGACAGGTACGTACTGCCGGTGCCGATGAAGGTCAGCCAGGTCAGTCCGGCCCCGGTGAGGGCGGATCCGGTGACCATGAACGGCTTGGGCCCGAAGCGCGGAAGGAAGCGCTGCGAGAGCCCGACGGCGGTGACGATCGCGAGGGTCACGGGCAGGAAGCCGAGTCCGGAGCGGATCGGTGAGAAGCCCAGTACGTTCTGCACGAACTGGACGATGAAGAAGAACATGCCGAACATCGCGGCGGCGAGCCCCAGCATGATCAGGTACGCGCCGGCGCGATTGCGGTCGGCGAACATCCGCAGCGGGATGATCGGCTCGCGGGCCCTGGACTCGACGGCGACGAACAGGCCGAGCAGGACGAGCGCGGCGGCGAAGGAGCCGATGGTGAGCGGGTCCCGCCAGCCGTCCTCGGAGGCGCGGATGAACCCGTAGACGAGCGAGGCCATGCCGCCGGTGGAGGTGAACGCTCCGGCGATGTCGAAGCGGCCGGGGTGGCGCTCGGACTCGCGGACGCAGAGCGGGGCGAGGACCGTGATCAGGACGCCGATCGGCACGTTGACGAAGAGGACCCAGCGCCAGTCGAGCCACTCGGTCAGCATGCCGCCGGTCAGCAGGCCGATCGCGCCGCCGCCCGCGGAGACGCCGGCGAACACCCCGAAGGCCCGGTTCCGTTCGGGCCCTTCGGCGAAGGTGGTGGTGATCAGGGCCAGCGAGGTCGGCGAGGCGATGGCGCCGCCGACGCCCTGGAGCGCGCGGGCGGCGAGCAGCTGCCAGGGCTCCTGGGCGAATCCGCCGAGCAGCGAGGCCAGGGTGAACAGCAGGATTCCGGCCGTGAAGACGCGGCGCCGGCCGAGGATGTCGCCGGCCCGGCCGCCGAGCAGCAGCAGGCCGCCGAAGGTCAGGGTGTACGCGCTCAGCACCCAGGACAGGCCGGTGGTGGAGAAGGCGAGGGCCGTCTGGATGTGCGGGAGGGCGATGTTCACGATCGTCGCGTCGAGGACGACCATGAGCTGGCAGGCGGCGATGACGAGAAGGGCCATTCCGCTACGCCCGTCCCGCCGGGCCGTGTCAGGTATCGGGGATGTGGCGAGTCGCGAGCTTGTCACTTGTGGATCCCCCCAAAGTGAAATAGTGAACGCATCCGTTCACTGCCGTCCAACGTAGGAGCCGCGCTTAGTGAACGCAAGCGTTCACTAAGGCTGGAAATACGTGCGGGG
This genomic window contains:
- a CDS encoding MFS transporter, with translation MALLVIAACQLMVVLDATIVNIALPHIQTALAFSTTGLSWVLSAYTLTFGGLLLLGGRAGDILGRRRVFTAGILLFTLASLLGGFAQEPWQLLAARALQGVGGAIASPTSLALITTTFAEGPERNRAFGVFAGVSAGGGAIGLLTGGMLTEWLDWRWVLFVNVPIGVLITVLAPLCVRESERHPGRFDIAGAFTSTGGMASLVYGFIRASEDGWRDPLTIGSFAAALVLLGLFVAVESRAREPIIPLRMFADRNRAGAYLIMLGLAAAMFGMFFFIVQFVQNVLGFSPIRSGLGFLPVTLAIVTAVGLSQRFLPRFGPKPFMVTGSALTGAGLTWLTFIGTGSTYLSGVLGPMLLFGFGMGLNFVTLTLTAVSGVAPHEAGAASGLLNASQQVGGSLGLSILVTVFGTAARDETEKQAPAFMAHADTGQLAAFKETGRLPDPWGDYVLTQGISTAFVAAVAMAGLALATALLVVRVRASDLDALNGAAAKPGPAA